The Euzebyales bacterium genome contains the following window.
GTCGCCATCTTGAAGGCCGAGTAGACCTTCTGGTAGTCGTGGCCACCGCGGTCGAGGACGGGCAGGTCCTTCTCGGTCAGGTCGGACTCGGCGAGGATGCGCTGCAGCTCCTCCGAGTTGAAGAAATTCTTCTTGATGTACTCGCCGCCCGACGTCGCGTACGTCTGGAACTGGCCGTCGGGCGTCTCGTTCATCTTCTCGACGAGTGCACCCGTGCGGTCGTTGGCGAGCAGGCGATCCCACTTGCGGCCCCACACGACCTTGATGACGTTCCAGCCCGCGCCACGGAACAGGCTCTCGAGCTCCTGGATGATCTTGCCGTTGCCGCGCACGGGGCCGTCGAGGCGTTGCAGGTTGCAGTTGACGACCCAGGTGAGGTTGTCGAGGCCCTCGCGCGATGCCACGGTGAGCGCGCCCTGGGACTGTGGCTCGTCCATCTCACCGTCGCCGATGAAGCACCACACGCGCTGGTTCGACGTGTCCTTGAAGCCACGGTTGTGCAGGTAGCGGTTGAAGCGCGCCTGGTAGATCGACGCGATAGGGCCGAGGCCCATCGACACCGTCGGGAACTCCCAGAACTCCGGCATCAGCCGCGGGTGGGGATAGCTGGCCAGCCCGCCCTCGGTCTGCTCCTGGCGGAACAGGTCGAGGCGCTCCTCGTCGACGCGGCCCTCGAGGTAGGCGCGCGCGTACATGCCCGGCGACGCGTGGCCCTGGTAGAAGATCTGGTCGCCGCGGTCTTCGGTGTCCTTGCCTCGGAAGAACCAGTTGTACCCGACCTCGTACAGCGAGGCGGCCGACGCGTAGGTCGCGATGTGTCCGCCCACGCCGACGCCGGGGCGCTGCGCGCGCGTGACCATGACGGCTGCGTTCCAGCGGATGAACGCCCGGATCCGCCGTTCGGTGTGCTCGTCGCCCGGGAACTCCGGCTCGAGCTCCGGCGGGATGGTGTTGATGTAGTCCGTGGAGGTCAGCGCCGGGACGTTGACTCCCTGGGCCTTGGCGGCCTGCAGTGCGCGCGTCAGCAGGAACCGCGCTCTGTCAGTACCCTCGCGCTCGATGACAGCGTTGACCGACGCGACCCACTCGCGGGTCTCGGCCGGGTCCTCGTCGGCGAGCTGCGTGGGGATGCCGTCAAGAATGGTGTCAGGGTCCTTCATCGAACAACCTCTCGCCTCGCCGACGTGACGTGTCTGTGCAGTGATGTGTACCGCGGATCAGCGAACCGCACGCATCGAATCACCGGATCCGCCGCCGTCGAAGGGCGGTCCGCCCCAGCCCCCGAGGGACGCCGTCTGACTGAGCGGGCGGCGGCGTCGCGGCGCCTGCTCACGGTCGCGGCGGCGGTCGTCCAGCAAGTCGACGCGGCCGGGGTGGCCGAGGGCGATGAACGCCACCGGATCCATCCGGTCCGGCACCGCGAAACGCTCACGTGCCAGGGCGCGGTCGAAGCCGGCCATCTGGTGTGCGACCAGTCCCTCCGCCATCGCCTGCAGGACCAGAGACAGCGACGCGCCGCCCACGTCGTGCAGCGCGCTGGGGTTCAGATCGGTGCTGTCGGGCCAGTAGCGCTCGACCAGGCTGAGCAGCAGCACGGGCGCGCGGTACGCCCAGGTGTTGCCCCGCCGGAGGCATGACCGGGCATCGGACAGCGCGTCCGGGACGTCCTCGTCGAACACGAGGTAGCGCCAGGGCTGGATGTTGCCCGACGACGGCGCCCACCGCGCGGCCTCGAGCAGCACCGCCAGCTGCGCCCTGGGCACGGGTCGGTCGGGGTCGATGGCACGCGAGCTCCACCGGCCCGCCAGGATCTCGAGGATCGGATGGTCGGTCGGTGCGGGGCGCAGTGCCGCGCGCATGGCCGTCAGGTCTGGCGTCACTGGTGCTCCCCTGGTCGAGCATCACGGGGCCGTCGTGGCGTCGGGGCGCTCGAGGTTGTCGAGGAAGCCCTCGGCGACGCCGACCGGGTCCTCGCCCTCCACGACCTGTGCGTTGAGCCGCGCCAGCCTCCCCGTGTCCAGGGCCGTCGTGACCCGTCGCAGGGTCTCCACGACCTGCGGCCGATCCGCCGGCGACCCCTCCCGCACGACCGGAGCGACGACGAAGGCCGGAAAGACACGCAGCTCGTCCTCCACCGGCACGAGATCGGCGGCGCGGGCGGCTCCCGACGTCGCGGTCGCCAGCCCGGCGAAGCACTCGCCCGCACGGACCGCGCCGATCGCCTCGTCCTCGGAGGCGGCGCGCCGGGGCATCCCCGCCGTGTCAATGCCGTACTCGGCGGCGAGGGACGGGAGCCCGTCCGCACGTGCCAGGAAGTCGGGATCCGCGCACAGGCGACGCGTTCCGCTCGACAGCTCGCCGGCCAGCCACCCCATGCCCCGCTGCCCGCCCGCCGGCGGCAGGTCCGAGCGTCGCACCACCAGCGCGAACGTGGCGTTCGCACCGGACGCCTCGAGCCAGCGCAGCCCCTGGTCGGCGTCGGCCTCCCGCACGCGCTCCCACGACTCCAGCGGATCTGCCGGTGGCGCGGTCTCACGCAGGCCGAGCGTCCAGGCTGCGCCCGTGTAGTCCCAGTAGAGGTCCACCTGATCGGCCAGCGCCTGCCGACGCAGGCCGGTCGTGCCGCCGAGCCTGTCCCGCACCTCGACCGGCACGCCCGCGCGCCGCACGGCCTCGTGGGCGATGGCCGCGAGAACCTGCTGCTCCGCCGTCGCGCCCGCGCCGATCACCACGCGCGGTGCCGCACCCGCCTCGGCGCACGCCGACGCGACGCCGCCGGCGACGACCATGACGACGGCGGCCGCGACCAGCCACCGCGGCATCCGGTGTCGTGCGCGCGTCGTCATCGTCATGGTGCGCGGCGCGGGCCTGCGCTGGCGCGTCTCACACCACCGGATCGAGCAGGTCCAGGCGGGACAGCCGCAGTTCGAGCCGTTCGAGCTCGCTGGCGACCGCGGATCCTTGCCTGACGAGCCGCGCGTCGTGGTGCGGGTACAGGATGTGCATGCTGGTCTCGGCGGCGCCGATCTGCCAGCCGACCGCGGCGAAGTACTCGCCCAGCTCGAACTCCCATGTGAACAGCGCCTGTGCGCCGTCGTCGTGCACCCACTCGGTCAGGTAGCGGTTCGGTCGGCGCGCGTACTGCACAACACCTCTGCGGTCGCGTCCTGCCATGCCGAAGCCGAGCGCCACGAGCTCGTTGACGAAGGGATCCTCCATGCGGCCAACAGTACGCCTGCACCCAGGCGGAGGCCAGCCCGCCCCGTCCTACTCGGCGGGCGTGGTCGAGCTGTTGACAAGTGCCTCGATCTCGCTCAGCGCGGCCTGCGGGTTGTCGCCGTACACGCTGCGGATGCGGATGCGGATGCGGCGAGCGACGGGCGGCTCGGGCATGTCGACCCTGAAGTTGGCGTTGCGGTTCGGGAAGCTGGCCGTGTACCGCTTGTCGGCGTCCGGGAAGACGATCGTCACGTCGCGCACGCGGTTGGTTCCGATGAAGCTGCGGTTGCTGCTCTGGTCACCGTTCCACACGAGCAGGTGGTCGATCTTCACGGCCGCCTGCAGACGGAGCTCGACCCACTCACGTTTGCCTTCGCCCTCCGTGCGCCAGGCCGTGGCCGGATCCTGGTCCGACACGAGGCGCGCGGCGCTGTCCGCGGCGGTCGACGAGGCGCGGACCTTGGCGACCTTGGCCTGCGCCGCCTGGGGCACGGGGGCCGCCGGGGCCTGTGGACCGAAGGGACCGACACCGCGCGACGCGAGCATGGCCACTGCCACGGCCACGGCGGCGACGCCCACGACGACGGTGACCAACGCCACCCAGGGAGCCGACTCGGGCTGCACCGGCGGTGCGTCCTCGACCGGCGGGGTCACCTCGACGGACGGCTCGTCGTCCGCCCGGTCGTCGAAGGTCTCGCCGCACCGGGCGCACTGCCAGCGTGCGGCCGAGTTCGGGGCACCACACCTCGGGCAGGCCAGTAGGCGGATCTCCTGGAAGGCCAGCCAGGTGCTTCGGGGCTGCTCCCGCTCACGGGTCGTCACGGCCGTCGCGGTGGAGGTCAGCACCGAGCTGAGCGGCTGGCCGCAGGCGACGCAGAACTGCCCGCCGACGGACGCCACCCCACAGGCCTGACAACTCATGCGTTGTCCTGCCGCCGCGGCCGTGCGCCGTGCGCCCTACGCACCACGCTGCCACCGATCGGGCCTGACATTACGTTCTGTGAACACGATCCTCACACCGAGCATGCCGTCACGCAACGTATCCATCGGCCTGACACTGTTCCACATTCGTTCCAGAAAGTCACGCCAGGTGAACATTATTTGTCGACACCCTGCTGCGACCGGCCCTCAGACGGCCGCCAAGGCACATGATCATATGCTCAGATCTCACGTTCTGTAGTACAAACTGTCTGAATGACCGGTCAATCGTCACGCACCGCTCAAGTCCACTGTCGCTTCACCGCATCCGACGGCACCCGGTCACATCGTGGGCAATCATCGGTCGTCGTGCACATCGGTCCTGAACGGCCTGGCCGGTCACTGATGGCACGTCGCTCGTCCGCTGTGAAGCGGTCCAACCGACGAAGGTATCGGTTGCATGCGCCGATTTCCGCTGAGACGTTGAAGGGTCGTGACACCCCCATACGTAAGGGGGCCAGAGTAACGGGGCCACCGTCGCGCCGCGCCGGTGGTCGACCTCGGACCCCGCGCCGCGCAGCTCGTCGACGACGTGGCGCATCGCTCTCGTCACTCGATTGGCGCCCGGCCGCGTCGTCACCCGGCGACCGCCATGTGCTGGCGCGTCGTGGCTCGAGCACTGGGTGGCATCCTGGCGACGGCCACACAGGAGGCGTGGATGACGGTGCACCCCGAGGCGGCGGTCGGGTTCGGTCGCGCGGCCGACGCCTACGAGAGGGGAAGGCCAGGGTATCCCTCCGAGATGGTCGGTTGGCTGTGCGGGCGGGTGGGCATCGGTGCCGGCCGGCGCGTGCTGGACCTGGCCGCGGGCACGGGCAAGCTGACGCGGGCGCTCGTCGCTACCGGCGCATCGCTGATGGCGGCCGACCCGCTGCACGTCATGCTGCGGACGCTGCGGGACGTGACGGGTGGCGTCGTGCCGGCGGTCACGGCGACGGCGCAGGCGCTGCCGCTGGCCGACGGCACGTTGGACGGGATCGTGGTGGCGCAGGGGTTCCACTGGTTCGACAGCGACGCTGCGCTGACCGAGATGCTCCGGGTCCTGGCGCCGGGCGGGGCGATCGGGCTCGTGTGGAACGTTCGCCGGCCCGACGACCCGCTCCAGGCGGCCATCTCGGCCATCATCGACCCTCACCGCCGCGACACGCCCTCGCACGCCAGCGGGCGATGGCGCAGGGTCGTGGACCGCAGCGTGCTCGTGGACGTGACCGCCAGCCACGCCGTCGCCCACGCGGTGACGACCGACGTCGACGGCCTGGTGGACCGGATCCTGTCGATCAGCTTCGTCTCGGCTCTGCCCGATGCCGAGCGCATGGCGGTCGAGCGACGCGTCCGCGAGGTCGGGACCACAGCGGGCCCGACGCCGGTGCTGCGCTACCGGTGCGAGGGGTACCTGCTCACGCCGCGGTGAGGTCCGTCTCCCGCAGGACCCGCCGCAGGTGGTCGGCGGCACGGTCGCAGTCGTCCGTCGTGACGTCGGCGTGTGTGACGAGGCGCACCGTGGTGGCGTCCATCGCGCCGACCAGCACACCGGCCTCGCGCATGGTCGCGACCACCGTCGCCGCCGGGACCCGCTCGAGGTAGACGATGTTGGTCTGGACCTGGGCGATGTCGACATGCTCTGGCGCAACCTCGGCGGCGGCCACCGCGAGCCGCGTGGCGTTCTCGTGGTCGTCCGCCAGCCGGTCGACCATGAGGTCGAGCGCGACGAGGCCGGCGGCGGCGATCACCCCGGCCTGGCGCATCGCACCGCCGTAGCGTCGCCGCCACAGCGTCGCCTCCGCGATCGCCTCGGCGGTGCCGACCATCACGCTGCCGACCGGTGCGCCCAGCCCCTTCGACAGGCAGAAGCTCAGGGCGTCGACGTGGGTGCCGATCGTCGCGGGCGCCACCCCTCTGGCGACCGCGGCGTTGAACACGCGGGCGCCGTCCATGTACAGGGCCACACCGGCGCCGGCGGTCACGTCGCGCAGGGCCCGCAGGTCCTCCTGGGCGTAGCACGTACCGCCGCCACGGTTGTGCGTGTGCTCGATGCACACCAGCGACGTCGGGGTCAACGGGAAGGTGTCCGGACGGATGGCCGCGGCGACGTCGGCCGCCGCCAGCAGCCCTCGGCGTCCCTGGACGGTCCGGAACTGCACGCCTCCGAGGAGGGCGCCGGCACCGGCCTCGTAGTTGACGACGTGGGCGTCGGCCTCCACCACGACCTCGGTGCCCGGTCGGGCCAGCGTGCGCAACCACACCTGGTTGCACATGATCCCGGAGGGGCACAGCAGCGCGGCCTCCTTGCCGAAGGTCTCCGCTGCACGTTCCTGGAGGCGGGTGACCGTCGGGTCCTCGCCATACACGTCGTCGCCGACCTCGGCATCCGCCATCGCACGGCGCATCGCGTCGGTCGGCCGGGTCACGGTGTCGCTTCGCAGATCGATCACGGGCGTCGATGCTACGCCGCGACGCCGCTGCGCCTGACGTCCCGTGGCATGGGAGCCGACCACCACGGGTAGGTCGCAGTCGATGGTCACGGGAGGCCGACCGCCGCGACGAGCGTCGGGAGGGCTTTCCGCCACGCCCACCGCAGGAGGTGCGCCTTGGCAGGACACGACGAGCAGGAACCCGGCAAGGAGTTCGCCCCGGACCAGACGGTCCCCGAGTCCGAGGAGTCGTCCGCCGCCGTCAAGGGGAGCGGTCGCAAGTTCGATCCCGACATCGGCGACCCCGAGACCGATCCCGAGGCCGAGCGCACCGAGGGATCGGGCAAGGGCTTCGCCCCGAACGTCGACAACCCGGAGTCCGACCCGGAAGCGAAGGGCAAGAAGGGCTCGGGAAAGCAGTTCGAGCCCGGTCGTGACCGGCCGTGACACGAGATCACACAAATGGGACTTGACGCCCCCATCAAGCCTTCATAGGTTCCCGACGGGTCTCCGCCCGGGACCCCACGTCGCATGCGCGGGCCTGAGGACGGTGCACGTACCTGCGTGTGTAGCGCGATGTGCGCGGAACGAATGGAGCGTGTCCGATGGAGGTTTACGTCGCGGAGTTCCTCGGAACGGCGATCCTGATCCTGCTCGGTGACGGAGTCGTCGCCAACGTGCTGCTGAAGAGATCGAAGGGTGAAGCCAGCGGCTGGATCGTCATCACCTTCGGATGGGGGATGGCGGTCGCGATCGCCGTCTACTCCGTGGGCGCGGTCAGCGGCGCCCACATCAACCCCGCAGTCACGATCGGCCTGGCCTCGATCGGCGAGTTCAACTGGTCGCAGGTGCCCGGCTACATCATCGCCCAGATGCTCGGCGCCATGACGGGCGCCGCGCTGGTGTACGCCACCTACCTTCCGCACTGGGGCCTGACCGAGGACCCCGGCCTCAAGCTCGCCGTGTTCTCGACCGGCCCCGAGGTCCGCGACTTCCCGAAGAACGCCGTCACCGAGATCATCGGCACGGCAATGCTGCTGCTGGGCGTGCTCGGAATCACCGCCGGTGCGGGTGGCGCCGTCGGCACGAACGCCTCCGAGGAGATGGCCGCGCTGTACGGCAGCGGCATCGCACCGCTGATCATCGGCCTGCTCGTGTTCGCCATCGGGCTGTCGCTGGGCGGGCCGACCGGCTACGCCATCAACCCGGCCCGTGACCTGGGCCCCCGCATCGTGCACGCCGTCCTGCCGATACCCGACAAGGGTGGCTCCGACTGGCAGTACAGCTGGGTGCCCGTCGTCGGCCCGATCATCGGCGGGATCCTGGGCGCGGTGATCTGGGCGATCCAGCCGTTCACCTAGCACGAGGCGCGCGGGTGGTGACGCATCAGGGGAGTCGTGTCCACGAGGAGTGGGCCCGGCTCCGCGTTCACCCGGCGTTGCGGTGACGACTTCCACGGTGACCGCGGCGGACGGACCCACCGGACGACAGGCGAGGAGACAGCGATGAAGAAGCTCATCAACGATCCCGAGCAGGTGGTCACCGAGGCGCTCGAGGGCATGGCCCTCGCACACCGTGACCTGCTGAAGGTGCATCACGACCCCGATTACATCGTCCGCGCCGACGCGCCCGTGGAGGGCAAGGTCGCCGTCCTCTCGGGCGGCGGCAGCGGGCACGAACCGATGCACGGCGGGTTCGTGGGGCACGGCATGTTGGACGGCGCTTGCCCGGGCGCCGTGTTCACCTCCCCCACCCCCGACCAGGTGCAGGCCGCGACCGAGGCGATCGACGGGGGGGCCGGCGTGCTTCACATCGTCAAGAACTACACCGGTGACGTGGCCAACTTCGAGATGGCCGCAGAGCTCGCGGAGGACGCCAACGTGCGGTCGGTCGTCATCAACGACGACGTCGCGGTCGAGGACTCGCTGTACACGGCCGGACGCCGCGGCGTCGGCGGCACGGTGCTTGCAGAGAAGATCTGCGGAGCGGCCGCGGAGCGGGGCGACGATCTCGACGCCGTCACCCAGCTGTGCGAGCGCGTGAACGCCAACGTGCGGTCGATGGGCATGGCGCTGACCTCGTGCACGGTGCCGCACGCGGGCGAGCCGACGTTCGAGCTCGGTGACGACGAGATGGAGATCGGCATCGGCATCCACGGTGAACCGGGACGCCACCGGATGGCACTCGAGCCCGCCGACCAGATCACGGAACGCCTGCTCACGCCGATCCTCGACGACCTCCCCTTCAGCGAGGGCGACCGCCTGCTGCTGTTCGTCAACGGCATGGGTGGCACGCCCCAGATCGAGCTGTACATCGTCTACCGCGCGGCCGCGAAGCTGTTGGCCGACCGCGGAATCACGGTCGAGCGCAATCTGATCGGCGACTGGATCACGTCGCTGGAGATGGCCGGCATGTCATTGACGCTGCTCAAGCTCGACGACGAGATGGTGGAGCTGTGGGACGCCCCCGTGCATACGCCCGCCATGCGGAAGGGAATGTAGGGCGACGACCTGAGGACCCAACGGCGGCAGGCGAACGCCATGAACATCGGCAACGAGCAGATCATGGGGTTCGTCGAGCGGTTCGCCGACGCGGTGGCCGAGCACCGTCGGCTGCTGACGCGCCTCGACAGCGCGATCGGCGATGCCGACCATGGGGAGAACATGCACCGCGGCATGAAGGCGGCGCTCGAGCGGCTCGACGGTGACACGCCGGCGGACCTGCTCAAGGCCGTCGCGATGGCGCTGGTCTCCAAGGTCGGCGGTGCCGCGGGTCCCCTGTACGGCACGGGCTTCCTGCGCGCCTCCAAAGCCGTCGAGGGCAAGGACGACCTCGACGGCGCCGACCTCGTCGCCGCGCTCGATGCCGCGTTCGCGGGCGTAGCCCAGCGCGGCAAGTCAGAGCGCGGCCAGAAGACGATGCTCGACGCGCTCGGCCCCGCGGTCGACGCCATGCGTGCAGCGGTCGACGACGGCCGCAACCTCGGCGACGCGCTGCGGTCGGCGGCCGAAGCGGCCGATGAGGGCAAGCGTGGGACCGTGCCACTGATCGCTCAGCGGGGCAGGGCCAGCTACCTGGGTGAGCGCAGCATCGGGCACCAGGACCCCGGCGCCACGTCGACGGCGATGCTGATCGCATGCATGACCGGCGACGACGCGCTGGTGGCCACGGCGGCTGAGGACGCGTCCGACAAGGAGCCAGAGGAGGGACCAGGCGTCGACGACGCCTGACAACCGGGATGGGTCGGCGCGGACCGACCTGGAAAGACGAGGGAGCACATGGCCGATTACGTCGGAGCTATCGACCAGGGAACGACCTCCAGCCGCTTCATGATCTTCGATCACGGCGGCAACGAGGTCGGCAAGTCGCAGCTCGAGTTCGAGCAGATCCTGCCGCAGGCCGGCTGGGTCGAGCACGACCCGCTGCACATCTGGCAGTCGGTGCGCAGCGCCGTCGAGCAGGGCATGGGAGGCGCCGGCATCTCCGCGGGCGACCTCGCCGCGATCGGCGTCACGAACCAGCGTGAGACCACGGTCGTATGGAACCCGAAGACGGGCAGGCCCTACCACAACGCGATCGTGTGGCAGGACACCCGCAACGACCGTCTGGTGACCCGACACCAGAACGAAGGCCACGAGGAGACCGTCAGGCAGAAGGCCGGCCTGCCGATCGCGACGTACTTCTCGGGTGGCAAGCTGCAGTGGCTGTTCGAGAACGTCGACGGGCTGCGGGAGGCGGCCGAGAACGGCGACGTGATGTTCGGCAACACCGACACGTGGGTGCTGTGGAACCTCACCGGCGGCACGGACGGCGGTGTGCACGTGACCGATGTCTCCAACGCCAGCCGGACGATGCTGATGAACCTCGAGACGCTCGACTGGGACGACGAGCTGCTCGAGATGTTCGGCGTGCCGCGAGGGATGCTGCCCGAGGTCCGGCCCTCGTCGGATCCGAACCACTACGGCACGACACGGCCGGATGGGCCGATCGGCGGAGAGATCCCACTCTGCGGCGACCTCGGCGACCAACAGGCCGCGGTGGTCGGCCAGGTCTGCTACGACGTCGGCGACGGCAAGAACACCTACGGCACGGGCAACTTCATGCTGCTCAACACCGGCAACGAGGTGGTCCACAGCCAGAACGGCCTGCTCACGACGCTGGGCTACAAGTTCGGCGACGACGATGCGGTGTACTGCCTGGAGGGCTCGATCGCCGTCACCGGTTCTGCCGTGCAGTGGTTGCGTGACCAGTTGGGCATCATCGCCAGCGCCGAAGAGTCCGAGCGCCTGGCCAACAACGTCGAGGACAGTGGCGGCATCGTGTTCGTCCCGGCCTTCTCGGGGCTGTTCGCGCCGTACTGGGACAGCTCGGCACGCGGCGTCGTGGTCGGGTTGTCCCGGTTCAACACCAAGGAGCACT
Protein-coding sequences here:
- the glpK gene encoding glycerol kinase GlpK, which gives rise to MADYVGAIDQGTTSSRFMIFDHGGNEVGKSQLEFEQILPQAGWVEHDPLHIWQSVRSAVEQGMGGAGISAGDLAAIGVTNQRETTVVWNPKTGRPYHNAIVWQDTRNDRLVTRHQNEGHEETVRQKAGLPIATYFSGGKLQWLFENVDGLREAAENGDVMFGNTDTWVLWNLTGGTDGGVHVTDVSNASRTMLMNLETLDWDDELLEMFGVPRGMLPEVRPSSDPNHYGTTRPDGPIGGEIPLCGDLGDQQAAVVGQVCYDVGDGKNTYGTGNFMLLNTGNEVVHSQNGLLTTLGYKFGDDDAVYCLEGSIAVTGSAVQWLRDQLGIIASAEESERLANNVEDSGGIVFVPAFSGLFAPYWDSSARGVVVGLSRFNTKEHLVRATLESVCYQSRDVAEAMNADSGVDLEVLKVDGGMTANDTLMQLQADILGVPVSRPVVAETTALGAAYAAGLAVGFWNNTDEMRENWLEDKRWEPQWSDDQREEGYARWKKAVERTRDWVDVSG
- a CDS encoding GntG family PLP-dependent aldolase, which gives rise to MIDLRSDTVTRPTDAMRRAMADAEVGDDVYGEDPTVTRLQERAAETFGKEAALLCPSGIMCNQVWLRTLARPGTEVVVEADAHVVNYEAGAGALLGGVQFRTVQGRRGLLAAADVAAAIRPDTFPLTPTSLVCIEHTHNRGGGTCYAQEDLRALRDVTAGAGVALYMDGARVFNAAVARGVAPATIGTHVDALSFCLSKGLGAPVGSVMVGTAEAIAEATLWRRRYGGAMRQAGVIAAAGLVALDLMVDRLADDHENATRLAVAAAEVAPEHVDIAQVQTNIVYLERVPAATVVATMREAGVLVGAMDATTVRLVTHADVTTDDCDRAADHLRRVLRETDLTAA
- a CDS encoding methyltransferase domain-containing protein, with amino-acid sequence MTVHPEAAVGFGRAADAYERGRPGYPSEMVGWLCGRVGIGAGRRVLDLAAGTGKLTRALVATGASLMAADPLHVMLRTLRDVTGGVVPAVTATAQALPLADGTLDGIVVAQGFHWFDSDAALTEMLRVLAPGGAIGLVWNVRRPDDPLQAAISAIIDPHRRDTPSHASGRWRRVVDRSVLVDVTASHAVAHAVTTDVDGLVDRILSISFVSALPDAERMAVERRVREVGTTAGPTPVLRYRCEGYLLTPR
- the dhaK gene encoding dihydroxyacetone kinase subunit DhaK, producing the protein MKKLINDPEQVVTEALEGMALAHRDLLKVHHDPDYIVRADAPVEGKVAVLSGGGSGHEPMHGGFVGHGMLDGACPGAVFTSPTPDQVQAATEAIDGGAGVLHIVKNYTGDVANFEMAAELAEDANVRSVVINDDVAVEDSLYTAGRRGVGGTVLAEKICGAAAERGDDLDAVTQLCERVNANVRSMGMALTSCTVPHAGEPTFELGDDEMEIGIGIHGEPGRHRMALEPADQITERLLTPILDDLPFSEGDRLLLFVNGMGGTPQIELYIVYRAAAKLLADRGITVERNLIGDWITSLEMAGMSLTLLKLDDEMVELWDAPVHTPAMRKGM
- a CDS encoding MIP/aquaporin family protein, whose amino-acid sequence is MEVYVAEFLGTAILILLGDGVVANVLLKRSKGEASGWIVITFGWGMAVAIAVYSVGAVSGAHINPAVTIGLASIGEFNWSQVPGYIIAQMLGAMTGAALVYATYLPHWGLTEDPGLKLAVFSTGPEVRDFPKNAVTEIIGTAMLLLGVLGITAGAGGAVGTNASEEMAALYGSGIAPLIIGLLVFAIGLSLGGPTGYAINPARDLGPRIVHAVLPIPDKGGSDWQYSWVPVVGPIIGGILGAVIWAIQPFT
- a CDS encoding discoidin domain-containing protein; translated protein: MSCQACGVASVGGQFCVACGQPLSSVLTSTATAVTTREREQPRSTWLAFQEIRLLACPRCGAPNSAARWQCARCGETFDDRADDEPSVEVTPPVEDAPPVQPESAPWVALVTVVVGVAAVAVAVAMLASRGVGPFGPQAPAAPVPQAAQAKVAKVRASSTAADSAARLVSDQDPATAWRTEGEGKREWVELRLQAAVKIDHLLVWNGDQSSNRSFIGTNRVRDVTIVFPDADKRYTASFPNRNANFRVDMPEPPVARRIRIRIRSVYGDNPQAALSEIEALVNSSTTPAE
- the dhaL gene encoding dihydroxyacetone kinase subunit DhaL yields the protein MNIGNEQIMGFVERFADAVAEHRRLLTRLDSAIGDADHGENMHRGMKAALERLDGDTPADLLKAVAMALVSKVGGAAGPLYGTGFLRASKAVEGKDDLDGADLVAALDAAFAGVAQRGKSERGQKTMLDALGPAVDAMRAAVDDGRNLGDALRSAAEAADEGKRGTVPLIAQRGRASYLGERSIGHQDPGATSTAMLIACMTGDDALVATAAEDASDKEPEEGPGVDDA
- a CDS encoding nitroreductase family protein, whose protein sequence is MTPDLTAMRAALRPAPTDHPILEILAGRWSSRAIDPDRPVPRAQLAVLLEAARWAPSSGNIQPWRYLVFDEDVPDALSDARSCLRRGNTWAYRAPVLLLSLVERYWPDSTDLNPSALHDVGGASLSLVLQAMAEGLVAHQMAGFDRALARERFAVPDRMDPVAFIALGHPGRVDLLDDRRRDREQAPRRRRPLSQTASLGGWGGPPFDGGGSGDSMRAVR
- a CDS encoding glycine betaine ABC transporter substrate-binding protein, coding for MPRWLVAAAVVMVVAGGVASACAEAGAAPRVVIGAGATAEQQVLAAIAHEAVRRAGVPVEVRDRLGGTTGLRRQALADQVDLYWDYTGAAWTLGLRETAPPADPLESWERVREADADQGLRWLEASGANATFALVVRRSDLPPAGGQRGMGWLAGELSSGTRRLCADPDFLARADGLPSLAAEYGIDTAGMPRRAASEDEAIGAVRAGECFAGLATATSGAARAADLVPVEDELRVFPAFVVAPVVREGSPADRPQVVETLRRVTTALDTGRLARLNAQVVEGEDPVGVAEGFLDNLERPDATTAP